GGCGAGGTAGGTTTTGGGCGGAAGCGGGTCGGGGTTTTCGAAGCGTTTGGTTTTCCAAGTGCTGTCGCCGGCGCCGATGACGGCGGCGGCGATGGCGTGCGGTTTCAAGTCACCGGCGCCGGCGCGGGTCAGGACATCGGCGGGCTGGCCGGTAAGCGAGCCGATGCGGGTGACGAGGCCGAGTTTGGTGAACGCGGCGGGATAGCGCAGCCACTGGTCGCTGAAGGCCTCCCCGGGCCGGGCGGCCCAGACGAGCGCGCCGCGCGCGGGCGCGATGTCGGCGCGGAGAAAGAGCAGCGCGCCCACGCGGTCGGCGACGAGGCCGACGGGATCGTTGGCGATGGCGAAATAATTGTCCACGCCGCCGTCGAGCGCGGACTCGCGGCTCATGGCGTATTGGAAATTATAGAGCGCGTCCCAGTCCTGCAGCCCGGCGTAGGCGGGCATGAGCACGGCACCTTCGTGGCGGTATTGGTTGGGGCGGCAGAAATTGAACTCGGTGACGGTAAAGGGCCGTCCGAAGACGCGCGTGGCGAAAAGTTTTCTCGGCACGGAGGCGGCGTCGGCGGTGGATTTTTTCTGGTGGAACTCGAACGGCGGCTGCCACGGGCGTCCGGGGAATTTCGGGTGGTCCCAGTAGGCGTGGTTGTCCACGTAGTCGTAGTGCTCGCGCAGGAAGCTCTCGCTTTGCGTGGTCTCGGAGTTCGAGCCGGTGAGGAGCGCCTTCACGCCGAGCGAGCGCAGGAAGGCGAAGATGCGGGCGTTGGAGGCGGCTTGCGTTTCGATGATGAAACGGTTCCACGCGGCGGAGCTGCGCAGGCCGGCCTCCTTTTCCGTGCCCGCGCCGGACTCGACAAAGGCTTTTTTGTAGAGCGCGAGGACGCCGGGATTGCTGATGCGGTTGAAAAGCTGGTCCTCGTTGACCGGGCAGATGCCGATGAGCGCGGGGTCTCCGGCCCAGGTCAGGCCGGTGTGGGGATTTTTGTGGGTGAGAAGATTTTTCGCATAAAGCGCCCAGGACTCGTAAGCGGCCTTCGAGACGGGCACGAGGCCCTTGTAGTTGTCGGCGGTGAGCCGGCTTTTCCCGCCGCGCGGAAACCCGAACGACGCGAGCTCCGCGTCGCTGAACGTGCGGCTGCTGAAGAGGTCGATGTTGATATAAATGCCGCGCTTTTTCATCGCGGCGAAGAGGTAGTCGAGCTGGTCGAGCTTCCGCGGATCGAGCTCCCACGAGTCGCCGCCCTTGCGCACGAGGTCGCGGTCGAAATGGTGAAGGCGCACGGTGTTGTAGCCGGAGCGGGCGAAGCGCTCCGCGAGGCGGTCGGCCTCGGTTTTAGAAAAATAATTGGCGGTGAACGTGAGGTTCGGCCCCCAGAAACGGACGCGCTCGCCGGGCCGGTTTTCGAACTCGAAATGCCCCGCGGGCGTGGCGCGCAGAGCGCCGTGTTTGCCGGCGGGGGCGTCGAGCAGGGCCGAGTAATCGAAGACGCCGCCGGGCGCGATCTCCACTGAGTGCGCGTAGGGCGCCCAGTCGGGACCGGCGACGACGGTGAATGTCGCCGCGCGCGCGGCGGCGATGGCGAGCGCGAGGAGGACAAGCGGCAGGGCGGGACGGAGCAGGCGTTTTTTTCTCATGGGCGGAAGGTTTGGGCTGGCGCGGGCGGGAGAACGAGAGCGAATCCATTTGGGCATTTTTCATCCGTTTGGACAACCGGCGGTTTGCTTACGTAAGGGCGCAGACACCGGGATTTTCCGGCGGCGGCGTCACCAGTCGTCGCTGCGGAAGGGGCAGGCGGGAAGTCCGTCCTGGTTGAACAGACCGGCGGCGGGCGCGTTGCGCCAGGCGTAGCGGACGGCGGCGGGGCGCGGCACGGCGGGCGAGGTCACGAGCACCGTGCCCTTCTCGATTTTCGCCTCGGCGGGATGGAATTTTTTGTCGGCGCCGGCGAGTTCAAAGCCCGACGGCGTCAGGCCGCGCGGGCTGGTGAGCGGACTGTCAGAGGGCTTGAAGGTCACGCGCATCGCGGGGCCCTCGGCGATGGCGGAGGCAAATTCGGGGCCGGTGTCAACGAGCGTTTTGAATCCGTAGGTGCGCTTGAGCGCGAGGAGTGCGAGGCGGCGGCCGACATCGTGCTTGTTGCGCGGGTGGATGTCGTTGACGTTGCCGATGTCGATGGTGACGGCCTGGCCGGTGTTGGGGAGGGAAAGCGTCGCGGTTTGCGCGCCGCGGAGGTCGGCGTATTCGGTGTTGCCGGCGCCGGAGCCGCGGTAGTTGGCGAGCTGCACCCAGTAGAAAGGGAGGTCGCTCTGCGCGAACTGCGCGCGCCAGCCGGTGATCATGGCGCTGAAAAGCGCGTGGTATTCGTGCGCGCGGTTGGTGTTGGAGCAGCCTTGATACCAGATGAAGCCGCGCAGCGCGCAGGGCACGTGCGGCGCGATCATGCCATTGAAGAGGCCGCCGGGCGTGGCCTGGTGGCCTGGACCCCAAGCCGTGCCGGGGCGGCGTTTCGTGAAGGGTTTCCCGGCGGCAGCCGCCGCGGCGCGTTCCTTTTCCCACGCGGTGAGGTTGGCGTCGGCGCGTTTTTTCGCCTCGGGATAGGCTTGGAGCGTCTCGGCCCAGCGGGTGTGAATGCCGGCGAAGGCGGGGCCGTTTTTCGCGTCGGTGGTGCCGGGCGGCATCCACGCCTCGACGCGGGTGCCGCCCCACGAGCAATTGATGACGCCCACCGGCACGCCGAGCGCGCGATGGAGGTCCAGAGCGAAATAATGGCCGACGCCGGTGGATTCGCCGACGGTTTCCGGCGTGACGGCCTCCCATTTTCCCATCGCGCGCGCATAGGGCGCGTCGGAGACTTTTTTGCCGTTTTTCCAATGCCGTACGAGCGGGGCGCGGGCGAAGGTGGTTTCGAATTTTCCGTAATCGGTGGCGCGGGTGACGCGCTCCATGTTGGACTGGCCGGCGGCGAGCCAGACCTCGCCGACCACCACGTCATTCACGGTGATCGCGTCCTTCGCGCCGGCGCTGGTGACGGTGAGCGCGCGCGAAACCGCCGAGGCCTCGAACGCCGGCAGGTCGGCGCGCCATTTGCCATCCGCGCCGGCGGTGGCCGTGGCGGTTTGCCTGCCGAAGGACACGGTGATCGTTTCCCCGGCGCCCGCCGTGCCCCAGACCGGCACCGGCTTCCCGCGCTGCAACACCGCGCCGTCGCGGAAGAGCGGCGCGAGCGTGATTGGCAGGCCGGCCGCTCCGCTCGAAACGGCGCAAAGCGCGCAACTGGCAATCACAGAGGCAAAGCGGATGAGGCGGGTTTTTATTAACATGGCTGGGCGGGCAGGGCTTTGGGTTTTTCCGATGGAGGCGGCACCCGCACCAAAACCGCAAACGGCCAGGAAACACAGCCGCGATTTCCTTTACGTAAGATTGCGCCCTGTTTGCCGGCTGGGGAAAAAGCCGGTCTGCTCGCCCGTGCATCATCATGAACCCGCCGCCCCTCCCGCCCCGCCTCCCGAAAGAAGCCGGTCTTTTCCTCCGCGTTGCCCGGCTGTGCGGGCTGGGGTTGGTTTCAAGCCTCGCTGGCAGCGCCGTGCATGAGGCGGACGTATGCATTTACGGCGGAACCAGCGCCGGCGTCGTCGCCGCCGTGCAGACCGTGCGCATGGGCCGCTCCGTGATCCTGCTCGAACCCGGGCAGCACTTTGGCGGCATGAGCATCGAGGGGCTCGGCGGCACCGACATCGACAACCACCGTAATTTTCAAAACAGCCCCGCCGTTGGCGGTCTCGCACTGGAGTTTTACCGCCGCGTGAGCGCCCGTTACGGGCGGACGGACGAGTTTGAGGAGATGTTGCGCCATCGACGAAAACAGCGGGACCTCTGGCGGTTCGAACCACACGTCGCCGAGGCGGTCTTCGCGGAATGGATAAAAGAGTCTGGAATCAAGGCGCTGCCGACGCGCCGCCTCGCCGAAAAAAACAATATCCTCAAGGAGGGCACGCGCATCGTGGCGCTGCGCTGCGACAATGGCGACGAGTTCCGCGCCGCCGTGTTTATCGACGCCACTTACGAAGGCGACTTGCTTGCCGCCGCAGGGGTAAGCACCGTTTTGGGCCGGGAAGGAAACGCGCGCCACGGCGAAACCCAAAACGGTATCCAGACCACCTCGCCACGCAGCCACTTGGACTGTGCGATTGACCCTTATCGGGAGCCGGGCCGGCCCTCCAGCGGACTCATCCACGGCGTGCAGGATCAGCCAATCGGACGCGAGGGCGATCCCGACGACAGCACCCAGGCATTTTGTTTTCGTCTCTGCCTGACGAAAGATCCCGATAATCGTCTGCCCATCCCCAAGCCATCCGGCTACGATCCCGCGCGCTACGAACTCCAACGCCGCTACCTCGCGGCAGGCGGGAAAATCACACCGCCCTTCGCCGGCCTGCCCAATGGCAAAACCGATCCGGGAAGCTGGCACCGTCTCGCGGGCAACATGCCCGGTTTCAACGACGGTTACGCCACCGCATCCCATGCCGAACGCACCCGGATGCTGCGTGAAAGCCGCGAATACATCCAGGGCCTCTATTGGTTTCTGGCCAACGATCCATCCGCCCCTCAAGAGACGCGCGCGGCGTGGAGCCCGTGGGGATTATGCAAGGACGAGTTTACCGACAACGACGGCTGGCCGCGCGCTTTCTACGTGCGCAACGGACGAAGGATGGTGAGCGATTTTGTCCTCACGCAAAATCACGGACGCAAACTCGATCCGCTGCCCGTCGAAGATCCGGTCGGGCTGGTGTGGTGGCCGCACGATTTGCACGAAGCCCGGCGGCTCGTGCGCGACGGCAAGGTATGGCTGGAAGGTATCGTTTTCGATTCGTCAACAGACTGCGACTGGACACCCTTCGGCATCCCTTATCGCAGTCTGGTTCCGCGGCGCACCGAATGCGTAAATTTACTTACACCGACCTGCCCGTCGGCAACCTACGTGGCCTACGGCGCCTACCGTATAGAGTATCAATTTATGAACGCGGCCCAGGCTGTCGCAACCGCCGCCACTCTCGCCATCGAGAACCAAATCGCCGTCCAGAATGTTGACTATCACCGCCTGCGCAAACGCCTGCTCAAGGACGGCCAGATCTTGGCTCCGCCTTCGCCATGATAACTCCGAAAAATCTTCCGACTGCGCCAATCGCGCCCTCCAAAATATGAAGCCACTCCTGTCCGTATTGTGCCTGCTGCCTCTTTCCGGGTCGCTGGATGCCGCGCCCGTGGCGGCGGCATCCGATGATATAATTGCAGTGCGCGATTTCATCAAGGGCTCATGGGAAAAGACGTTCCGGTCCAACGACAGGGACGAGGGTTCGCTGATCGGGCTGCCGAAGCCCTACGCCGTCCCGAGCATCGCCGGGAATTTCCAGGAGATGTATTACTGGGACACCTATTTCACCGGCGAGGGGCTGCTTCTCGACGGGCATGCGGACATGGCGGCCAACAATGTCGAAAACATGGTTTATCTGGTCGGGCTTTACGGCAAGATGCCCAACGGCAACCGCACACATTTTGAAAACCGCTCCCAGCCGCCCTATCTGGGCATGATGGTGGAAAGCGTATATAAAAAGACCGGCGACAAGGACTGGCTGCGCCGGGTTCTGCCGGGCTTGCAGGCAGAATATCATTTTTGGATGACCCGGCGACTCACGCCGTGCGGGTTGAACCGCTATTCCAGCGAGGGCACGCTGGCCAACCGGGAGCGCATCGTGGGGATTCTGAAAAAACGGCTCGGCGAGAAATTCCAGCAGCAGACCGCCGGCTACTCGCGGGTGGACGTGTCGCGGGCGGGCGGACATTTCATCGCCGAGGCGGAGTCGGGCTGGGATTTCACTCCGCGCTTCCAGATGCGCTGCGAGGATTTCTGCCCGGTGGATTTGAACGCCAATTTATATTATTACGAAAAGAACTTTGAATACTCCCTCCGCGAACTGGGCAAGCCTGAAGAGGCCGAGGCCTGGGCGGAAAAGGCGGACCGAAGAAAAGCGCTCATGCGCAAATATCTCCGGGACGATGAGACCGGACTTTATTATGATTATGACTTCGTGAACGACCGGCGCTCGGATGTGGTGTCGGCCGCGGTGTTCAGCCTCATGTATGCGCGCATCCTCGATGCGGACGAGGCGGCGGCGCTGCGGGAGAAGGCGCTGGCGGCGCTGGAGTATCCGCACGGCATCGCGACCTGCGCGGAGCGCGATTACGGCTTCACGTATCAGTGGTCGTTTCCCAATGCCTGGGCGCCGCTGCAATACCTAGCCATTCGCGGGCTGGATAACTATGGATTCAGCCACGATGCGCGCCGCATTGCCGGAAAATACGTCGCCATGGTTGCGAATACCTACAAGACGACAAACAATCTCTGGGAGAAATACAATGTGGTGGAGGGCAATGTGAACGTCACGAACGAATATAAGATGCCGCCCATGATGGGCTGGACGGCTGGAATTTTCGTCTGGACGGACGAATACTTGAGGCAACAAACAGACGGCCTTGATACTCAATGAACCCTCCATGCAAACTCATTCTGTCAGGATTGTGCGCCGTCGCCTTTCTTTTTTCCGGCCGCCCCGCGCAAGGCGTGGTCAGCCTGGTTTATCTTGACTACCGTGACATTGCAGCTATCCGCGACGAGATCAAATCAGGGCTCCCCGGGCGTGAGGATGCATATAAAAAGCTGATTGCACAGGCGGACGGCCTGCTGGACGTTGCCCCGCTAAAAGTCGTTGACGGCCTTCAGCCT
This genomic stretch from Termitidicoccus mucosus harbors:
- a CDS encoding glycosyl hydrolase family 5, encoding MRKKRLLRPALPLVLLALAIAAARAATFTVVAGPDWAPYAHSVEIAPGGVFDYSALLDAPAGKHGALRATPAGHFEFENRPGERVRFWGPNLTFTANYFSKTEADRLAERFARSGYNTVRLHHFDRDLVRKGGDSWELDPRKLDQLDYLFAAMKKRGIYINIDLFSSRTFSDAELASFGFPRGGKSRLTADNYKGLVPVSKAAYESWALYAKNLLTHKNPHTGLTWAGDPALIGICPVNEDQLFNRISNPGVLALYKKAFVESGAGTEKEAGLRSSAAWNRFIIETQAASNARIFAFLRSLGVKALLTGSNSETTQSESFLREHYDYVDNHAYWDHPKFPGRPWQPPFEFHQKKSTADAASVPRKLFATRVFGRPFTVTEFNFCRPNQYRHEGAVLMPAYAGLQDWDALYNFQYAMSRESALDGGVDNYFAIANDPVGLVADRVGALLFLRADIAPARGALVWAARPGEAFSDQWLRYPAAFTKLGLVTRIGSLTGQPADVLTRAGAGDLKPHAIAAAVIGAGDSTWKTKRFENPDPLPPKTYLADDTLPALLQRDGALPAGSVNADATRFTSDTGEIELRADEGSVRVVTPRSALFVVPAGARLSGGLVSIEENTADVAIGVVSLDGLPLAGARRILVTHLTDALPAGAVFAESDRRLISNWGQGPHLVRRGETLLTLRLAEAGDGNWRAWAVDATGARAREIPLAKTEGDGTAALAIRLATTTPEGTQLAYELAR
- a CDS encoding FAD-dependent oxidoreductase, coding for MNPPPLPPRLPKEAGLFLRVARLCGLGLVSSLAGSAVHEADVCIYGGTSAGVVAAVQTVRMGRSVILLEPGQHFGGMSIEGLGGTDIDNHRNFQNSPAVGGLALEFYRRVSARYGRTDEFEEMLRHRRKQRDLWRFEPHVAEAVFAEWIKESGIKALPTRRLAEKNNILKEGTRIVALRCDNGDEFRAAVFIDATYEGDLLAAAGVSTVLGREGNARHGETQNGIQTTSPRSHLDCAIDPYREPGRPSSGLIHGVQDQPIGREGDPDDSTQAFCFRLCLTKDPDNRLPIPKPSGYDPARYELQRRYLAAGGKITPPFAGLPNGKTDPGSWHRLAGNMPGFNDGYATASHAERTRMLRESREYIQGLYWFLANDPSAPQETRAAWSPWGLCKDEFTDNDGWPRAFYVRNGRRMVSDFVLTQNHGRKLDPLPVEDPVGLVWWPHDLHEARRLVRDGKVWLEGIVFDSSTDCDWTPFGIPYRSLVPRRTECVNLLTPTCPSATYVAYGAYRIEYQFMNAAQAVATAATLAIENQIAVQNVDYHRLRKRLLKDGQILAPPSP
- a CDS encoding trehalase family glycosidase, which gives rise to MKPLLSVLCLLPLSGSLDAAPVAAASDDIIAVRDFIKGSWEKTFRSNDRDEGSLIGLPKPYAVPSIAGNFQEMYYWDTYFTGEGLLLDGHADMAANNVENMVYLVGLYGKMPNGNRTHFENRSQPPYLGMMVESVYKKTGDKDWLRRVLPGLQAEYHFWMTRRLTPCGLNRYSSEGTLANRERIVGILKKRLGEKFQQQTAGYSRVDVSRAGGHFIAEAESGWDFTPRFQMRCEDFCPVDLNANLYYYEKNFEYSLRELGKPEEAEAWAEKADRRKALMRKYLRDDETGLYYDYDFVNDRRSDVVSAAVFSLMYARILDADEAAALREKALAALEYPHGIATCAERDYGFTYQWSFPNAWAPLQYLAIRGLDNYGFSHDARRIAGKYVAMVANTYKTTNNLWEKYNVVEGNVNVTNEYKMPPMMGWTAGIFVWTDEYLRQQTDGLDTQ
- a CDS encoding sialate O-acetylesterase; its protein translation is MLIKTRLIRFASVIASCALCAVSSGAAGLPITLAPLFRDGAVLQRGKPVPVWGTAGAGETITVSFGRQTATATAGADGKWRADLPAFEASAVSRALTVTSAGAKDAITVNDVVVGEVWLAAGQSNMERVTRATDYGKFETTFARAPLVRHWKNGKKVSDAPYARAMGKWEAVTPETVGESTGVGHYFALDLHRALGVPVGVINCSWGGTRVEAWMPPGTTDAKNGPAFAGIHTRWAETLQAYPEAKKRADANLTAWEKERAAAAAAGKPFTKRRPGTAWGPGHQATPGGLFNGMIAPHVPCALRGFIWYQGCSNTNRAHEYHALFSAMITGWRAQFAQSDLPFYWVQLANYRGSGAGNTEYADLRGAQTATLSLPNTGQAVTIDIGNVNDIHPRNKHDVGRRLALLALKRTYGFKTLVDTGPEFASAIAEGPAMRVTFKPSDSPLTSPRGLTPSGFELAGADKKFHPAEAKIEKGTVLVTSPAVPRPAAVRYAWRNAPAAGLFNQDGLPACPFRSDDW